The following proteins come from a genomic window of Planktothrix agardhii NIES-204:
- a CDS encoding HNH endonuclease, whose product MSLNRYPDNWTELALAVKESANWQCQRCGRLCLKPGETLPDTLKRRAYVLQVHHWNLDPGDNRLENLVALCSSCHLAYHCRSRGNISPGQLSLDFKLPEYFYSFRQNESH is encoded by the coding sequence ATGAGTTTAAATCGTTATCCTGATAATTGGACGGAACTAGCTTTAGCGGTTAAGGAATCAGCGAATTGGCAATGTCAACGATGTGGTCGTTTATGTCTGAAACCTGGAGAAACTTTACCCGATACCCTAAAACGTCGAGCTTATGTGTTGCAAGTCCATCATTGGAATCTTGACCCTGGGGATAATAGGTTAGAAAATTTAGTGGCTTTGTGTAGTAGTTGCCATTTAGCTTACCATTGTCGAAGTCGTGGAAATATCTCACCGGGGCAGTTGTCTTTGGATTTCAAACTACCCGAATATTTCTACTCGTTTCGACAGAACGAATCACACTAA
- a CDS encoding phytanoyl-CoA dioxygenase, with product MQTTGYSGKSSTSQTNFNQTDQKVAFFEKEGFVGPFTLGQTASLVALRDAMSQAIGEAQNQEQKTSSSLIQTNVMDRRIAHLTSKLVYDLSTEPLVLDDVADFLGPNILFWMAETISREPGHDGHIVEKTGQIWHIDVINGWIKGVHVSIAVTDMTLKTGCLLVIPGTHKYDADLVALAQAGECDLTDAESMIKLADRMHPENAPHRIEPIEMKAGQYCFTRGGIWHGVSRNNDSRTRFGLVARFAKPDVEIRGFSGNQIPCIVVRGEDSYQLNLPKNPPENS from the coding sequence ATGCAAACTACTGGATATTCTGGAAAATCTAGCACTAGCCAAACTAACTTTAATCAAACTGATCAGAAAGTCGCTTTTTTCGAGAAAGAAGGTTTTGTTGGGCCATTTACCCTGGGTCAAACTGCTAGTTTAGTGGCTCTACGCGATGCAATGAGCCAAGCAATCGGAGAAGCTCAAAATCAGGAGCAAAAAACCTCATCTTCTCTAATCCAAACTAATGTTATGGATCGCAGGATTGCTCATCTTACATCTAAATTAGTGTATGACCTCTCCACAGAGCCTCTGGTTTTAGATGATGTGGCAGATTTCTTAGGGCCAAATATTCTATTTTGGATGGCAGAGACTATTTCGAGAGAGCCGGGTCATGATGGTCATATTGTCGAAAAGACTGGTCAAATTTGGCATATTGATGTAATTAATGGCTGGATCAAAGGTGTTCATGTGTCGATCGCCGTAACTGACATGACCCTGAAAACGGGTTGTTTGCTGGTTATCCCTGGAACCCACAAGTATGATGCAGACCTTGTGGCCCTGGCACAAGCGGGAGAGTGCGATCTAACCGACGCTGAGAGTATGATCAAGTTGGCCGATCGGATGCACCCAGAAAACGCACCTCATAGAATTGAACCCATAGAAATGAAAGCAGGTCAATACTGCTTTACAAGAGGTGGAATTTGGCATGGTGTCAGTCGAAATAATGATTCTCGAACCCGCTTCGGTCTTGTTGCTCGTTTTGCCAAACCGGATGTTGAAATCAGAGGTTTTAGCGGAAACCAAATTCCTTGTATCGTAGTCCGAGGTGAAGATTCCTATCAACTAAATCTTCCGAAAAATCCACCGGAAAACTCCTAG
- a CDS encoding nucleotidyltransferase gives MNRENLIAFLKAHGAEIRGYGVKSLALFGSVARDEATAKSDIDLLVEFDGKVTFDCYMDLKFFLEDSLGCPVDVVSKKMLKPQIRDVIETEAIYVS, from the coding sequence ATGAACCGAGAAAATTTAATCGCTTTTTTAAAAGCTCATGGGGCAGAAATTCGTGGTTATGGTGTAAAGTCTCTGGCTTTATTTGGTTCGGTAGCGAGGGATGAAGCGACGGCTAAAAGTGATATTGATTTATTAGTGGAGTTTGACGGCAAGGTGACGTTTGACTGTTACATGGACTTAAAGTTTTTTCTGGAGGATAGTTTGGGATGTCCCGTAGATGTAGTTAGCAAGAAGATGTTAAAGCCTCAAATTAGAGATGTTATTGAAACAGAGGCTATCTATGTCTCGTAG
- a CDS encoding ABC transporter related has translation MDLENTDSSSASNSSRSQLVFQPLQWIKYFSIDRWVPVSQKIQETSLQLKDRSPWQGLGLSQEDEKNNPANVNSWIKELASRFRLFFKYVWIYWSPYVAIAIISAICMMGMPAYQIIAAQKLGIAIDQGGSVLVSSAIQLAILLPLAFGSYLLGSRLSARLSSRVANDIRHDLFVKLQTLSPSFYKQARPGDLLTHFSVDIYQIEPVLGQEMIRSVGEVIMTLVNVGMMIRISGFLAVASIIPMVVMLPLTLYLINYMTKRGLRAINQNAMMTDAVQEGIRAQPMIAGYGLQSLFTSYFSNELKKLEDKKTEAVFSFLLFTYSVTFSAYLLDVWVMGVGGVYVLSHKITLGAWITFFSISHNMYNLLGQLVNTRIGRWFGASIGMQRIDKVLTYPTKIVDAVDAHALTTFEKKIGFENLSFSYDNAQHQLHEIDLSIEAGQFVAFVGSSGAGKSTIFNLLMRFYDPSDGRITIDGHDLRHLTQKSLRSKMGVVLQETFLFHTTIMNNIRIAKPEATEEEVFAAAQAAEIHDFILSLPDGYQTMVGEAGGRLSGGQRQRIAIAQALLCSAPILLLDEPTSSLSAEMADAINQTIASLAGKHTVIMITHQLKAAIQADYIFVLDQGRLVEQGTHEQLLTIDGHYRYLWNIQQA, from the coding sequence ATGGATTTAGAGAATACAGATTCCTCATCTGCTAGCAACTCAAGTCGCTCACAGTTAGTTTTCCAGCCTCTTCAATGGATAAAATATTTCTCGATTGATCGTTGGGTACCTGTATCTCAAAAGATTCAAGAAACCTCACTTCAACTAAAAGATCGCTCACCTTGGCAAGGGTTAGGACTGTCACAGGAAGATGAAAAAAATAACCCTGCTAATGTGAATTCATGGATCAAAGAACTTGCTAGTCGTTTTCGCTTGTTCTTTAAATATGTCTGGATTTACTGGTCGCCTTATGTAGCTATTGCTATCATTAGTGCTATCTGCATGATGGGAATGCCGGCCTACCAAATAATTGCTGCTCAGAAACTAGGTATTGCCATTGATCAAGGAGGGTCTGTTCTTGTAAGTTCAGCAATTCAATTAGCTATCCTGCTACCCTTAGCTTTTGGGTCATACCTATTAGGTAGTCGTTTGTCTGCTCGGCTTTCTAGTCGTGTTGCCAATGATATCCGACATGACTTATTTGTGAAACTACAAACCCTTTCCCCAAGCTTCTATAAACAGGCTCGACCTGGAGATTTATTAACCCACTTCTCCGTAGATATTTACCAAATAGAGCCTGTTTTAGGTCAAGAAATGATCCGAAGTGTTGGCGAGGTGATCATGACCCTAGTCAACGTTGGAATGATGATTAGGATTAGTGGTTTTCTAGCAGTAGCCAGCATTATACCTATGGTTGTAATGCTGCCACTAACGCTTTACTTGATAAATTACATGACTAAGCGAGGACTGAGGGCGATCAACCAAAACGCAATGATGACGGATGCGGTGCAGGAAGGTATTCGTGCCCAACCGATGATCGCAGGATACGGTTTACAATCTTTATTTACCAGCTATTTCAGTAACGAATTAAAAAAACTTGAGGACAAGAAAACTGAAGCAGTATTTAGCTTTCTTCTCTTTACTTATTCAGTAACATTCTCCGCATACTTGCTTGATGTTTGGGTTATGGGAGTTGGGGGAGTTTACGTTTTGTCCCACAAAATTACACTGGGAGCCTGGATAACTTTCTTCAGCATTTCTCATAATATGTATAATCTGTTAGGTCAATTGGTGAATACACGAATTGGTCGCTGGTTCGGAGCTAGTATTGGGATGCAACGAATCGATAAAGTCCTTACATATCCAACTAAAATTGTCGATGCTGTTGATGCTCATGCTTTGACAACGTTTGAGAAGAAGATTGGCTTTGAGAACTTATCATTTAGCTACGACAATGCACAGCACCAATTGCATGAGATTGATTTGTCTATAGAAGCTGGTCAGTTTGTTGCATTTGTTGGTTCGAGTGGTGCTGGTAAGAGTACGATATTTAACTTATTGATGCGTTTTTACGATCCCAGTGATGGAAGAATCACGATTGATGGTCATGATTTACGTCATCTGACACAAAAATCTTTGCGATCAAAAATGGGGGTTGTGCTGCAAGAAACTTTTCTTTTCCACACCACAATTATGAACAACATCCGCATCGCCAAACCCGAAGCTACAGAAGAAGAAGTTTTTGCTGCTGCTCAAGCTGCTGAAATCCATGACTTTATTTTGAGTCTTCCAGACGGTTATCAGACGATGGTGGGCGAAGCAGGTGGACGATTATCTGGGGGACAGCGCCAGCGAATTGCGATCGCCCAGGCATTGCTTTGCAGCGCACCCATCTTATTATTAGATGAACCTACCAGTAGTCTCTCGGCGGAAATGGCAGATGCGATTAATCAAACGATCGCATCCTTGGCGGGTAAGCACACAGTTATTATGATTACCCATCAACTGAAAGCCGCAATTCAGGCAGATTACATCTTTGTTTTAGATCAGGGTCGATTGGTTGAGCAGGGAACCCATGAACAGTTGCTAACCATTGATGGACATTACCGTTACCTCTGGAATATTCAACAGGCTTAA
- a CDS encoding polyketide synthase, with translation MENSINIHSDLESSVLTIQQLKSQLDKLEQEKTEPIAIIGMSCRFPGADDPESFWKLLRSGSNSVSKIPDERWHIKNYYDPDPTVPGKMPLRYGYFLKDIDQFDADFFRISHREAGAIDPQHRLLLEVSWEALERSGQVPDRLAGSCSDLQY, from the coding sequence ATGGAAAATAGCATTAATATTCATTCAGACTTGGAATCCTCAGTTTTAACTATTCAGCAGCTTAAAAGTCAATTAGACAAACTAGAGCAAGAAAAGACTGAACCTATTGCAATTATTGGTATGAGTTGCCGATTTCCTGGAGCCGATGATCCCGAAAGTTTTTGGAAATTACTACGTTCGGGTAGTAATTCGGTCAGCAAAATTCCTGATGAGCGTTGGCACATCAAAAACTATTATGATCCCGATCCAACTGTTCCAGGTAAAATGCCACTGCGTTATGGCTATTTCCTCAAAGATATCGACCAATTCGATGCGGATTTTTTTAGGATTTCTCATCGAGAGGCAGGTGCTATTGACCCTCAACATCGCTTACTTTTGGAAGTCAGTTGGGAGGCTCTAGAAAGATCTGGACAGGTACCAGATAGATTGGCTGGTAGTTGTAGCGACCTGCAATACTAA
- a CDS encoding hypothetical protein (protein of unknown function DUF86), whose amino-acid sequence MSRSLRLYFEDILNSCHKVLRYTEGVSYDQFFEDELRFDAVLRNLQIIGEAIKQVPTETRNRYPTVEWRKIAGLRDILAHAYFSLENETIWDIVQNKVPLLQEQIEVIFQQEFGDG is encoded by the coding sequence ATGTCTCGTAGTCTCCGACTTTATTTTGAGGATATTTTGAACAGTTGTCACAAGGTTTTGCGGTACACGGAAGGTGTCAGCTATGACCAGTTTTTTGAAGATGAGTTAAGGTTTGATGCTGTGCTGCGAAATTTGCAAATTATCGGGGAGGCAATTAAGCAAGTACCGACGGAAACTAGAAATCGTTATCCTACGGTAGAGTGGCGGAAAATAGCAGGTTTAAGGGATATTTTAGCTCATGCTTATTTCAGTCTGGAAAATGAAACAATTTGGGACATTGTGCAAAATAAAGTTCCACTTCTGCAAGAACAAATTGAGGTTATTTTTCAACAAGAATTTGGCGATGGTTAA